One genomic window of Glycine soja cultivar W05 chromosome 9, ASM419377v2, whole genome shotgun sequence includes the following:
- the LOC114425483 gene encoding transmembrane protein 64-like produces the protein MMTPESAEDLEKHAISGHHVRGNSEYVRLAISDELRVVETEMLQPLAESRMKSFRWWIKALLWCFVIVVLGLVILKWGVPFTFEKVLYPIMEWEATAFGRPVLALVLVASLALFPVFFIPSGPSMWLAGMIFGYGLGFVIIMVGTTIGMVLPYLIGLIFRDRIHQWLKRWPKNAAMIRLAGEGSWFHQFQVVALFRVSPFPYTIFNYAVVVTNMRFWPYLCGSIAGMVPEAFIYIYSGRLIRTLADAQYGKHQLTTVEIIYNIISFIVAVVTTIAFTVYAKRTLNELKIAEANEEAASVSGSSNLEMGKGSH, from the exons ATGATGACACCAGAATCAGCAGAGGACTTAGAAAAACATGCAATCTCAGGTCATCATGTGAGGGGGAATAGTGAATATGTTAGACTTGCCATATCTGATGAATTGAGGGTTGTCGAAACCGAAATGCTACAGCCTCTAGCAGAGTCAAGAATGAAATCTTTCAGGTGGTGGATAAAAGCCCTTTTATGGTGCTTTGTCATTGTTGTACTTGGTCTTGTTATATTGAAATGGGGAGTGCCATTTACTTTTGAAAAG gTTCTTTACCCAATCATGGAGTGGGAAGCAACTGCCTTTGGCCGTCCAGTTCTTGCCCTTGTACTTGTTGCTTCTCTGGCTTTATTCCCAGTATTTTTTATCCCTTCTGGCCCTTCCATGTGGTTGGCTGGGATGATTTTTGGTTATGGCCTTGGCTTTGTTATTATAATGGTTGGAACAACCATTGGAATGGTCCTCCCTTACTTAATTGGACTAATTTTCCGTGACCGCATTCAT CAATGGTTAAAGAGATGGCCCAAGAATGCCGCAATGATTAGGCTTGCTGGGGAAGGAAGCTGGTTCCATCAATTTCAAGTAGTTGCTCTGTTTAGAGTTTCTCCTTTTCCGTATACCATATTCAACTATGCTGTAGTAGTGACAAATATGAGGTTTTGGCCGTACTTATGTGGGTCAATAGCAGGAATGGTGCCAGAAGCTTTCATTTACATCTACAG TGGTCGATTAATAAGGACCTTGGCAGACGCACAGTATGGAAAGCACCAATTGACCACTGTGGAAATCATATACAACATTATTTCATTCATTGTTGCTGTTGTTACCACCATTGCCTTCACTGTTTATGCAAAAAGGACCTTAAATGAACTCAAGATTGCAGAGGCCAATGAGGAAGCTGCCTCTGTATCTGGGAGTAGTAATCTTGAGATGGGGAAAGGTTCCCATTGA